A genome region from Chengkuizengella sp. SCS-71B includes the following:
- the fsa gene encoding fructose-6-phosphate aldolase, protein MKFFIDTANIEEIREAHSVGILSGVTTNPSLVAKENVSFHDRLKEITSIVSGSVSAEVIATTAPEMIEEGKELSKIAPNITIKVPMTIEGLKAVKAFSDEGIKTNVTLIFNANQALLAARAGATYVSPFLGRLDDIGHNGLELISTISEIFNVHNLDTEIIAASIRHPLHITDAALYGAHIATVPYKVIMQLCNHPLTDQGIEKFLADWNNRND, encoded by the coding sequence ATGAAATTTTTTATTGATACTGCAAACATTGAAGAAATTCGGGAAGCTCATTCAGTAGGAATTTTATCTGGAGTTACAACAAATCCAAGTTTAGTTGCAAAGGAAAACGTTTCTTTTCATGATCGCTTAAAAGAAATAACCTCCATAGTATCTGGTTCAGTTAGTGCCGAGGTTATTGCAACAACAGCACCAGAAATGATTGAAGAAGGAAAAGAACTTTCAAAAATTGCACCGAATATTACCATTAAAGTTCCTATGACAATAGAAGGTCTAAAAGCTGTTAAAGCTTTTTCAGACGAAGGAATCAAGACGAATGTAACACTCATTTTTAATGCAAACCAAGCATTACTCGCTGCAAGAGCTGGGGCTACATATGTTTCACCTTTCTTAGGGCGTTTAGATGATATCGGACATAATGGATTAGAATTAATTTCAACAATTTCTGAAATATTTAATGTGCACAATCTTGATACAGAAATTATTGCAGCTTCTATTCGTCACCCACTTCATATTACAGATGCAGCGTTGTATGGTGCTCATATTGCAACTGTTCCTTACAAAGTCATCATGCAGCTTTGTAATCACCCTTTGACAGACCAAGGAATTGAAAAGTTTTTAGCAGATTGGAATAATCGAAAC
- the aceB gene encoding malate synthase A encodes MNTDISGIEVLNEVNGKVKEVLTDGALQFISNLERQFRGKRKELLYNRILRQQRIDEGEMPDFIKETEHIRNGDWTIASLPKDLQDRRVEITGPVDRKMIINALNSGAKVFMADFEDANSPKWENCIEGQINLRDAVNRSITFENANGKKYSLNEEIAVLIVRPRGWHLEEKHIIVDGEPASASLVDFGLYLYHNAKKCMEIGSGPYYYLPKLENHLEARLWNEVFVFAQNELQIPQGTIKATVLIETILASFEMNEILYELREHSAGLNCGRWDYIFSYIKKFRNHDEMILPDRSEVTMTVPFMRAYSQLVIQTCHRRNAPAIGGMAAQIPIKNNPKANEEAFQKVSADKEREALDGHDGTWVAHPGLVPVALEMFDKIMPSANQIHRKREDIKVTAKDLLAVPEGNITETGVRTNINVGIQYIDSWLSGNGAAPIHNLMEDAATAEISRAQLWQWIRHPKGILDDGRKLTLELVQQLQEEELEKIKAERGAERFENSFIKEAVQLFNKLIENNEFTEFLTLPGYKHL; translated from the coding sequence ATGAATACCGATATATCTGGGATTGAGGTTCTTAATGAAGTAAATGGAAAAGTTAAGGAAGTATTAACAGACGGAGCTTTACAATTTATTTCAAATTTAGAACGCCAATTTAGAGGTAAAAGAAAAGAATTGTTATATAACAGAATTTTACGCCAACAGAGAATAGATGAAGGAGAAATGCCTGATTTTATTAAGGAGACAGAACATATTCGTAATGGTGATTGGACAATTGCCTCTTTACCTAAGGATCTCCAAGATAGAAGAGTAGAAATTACAGGTCCAGTTGATCGGAAAATGATAATCAATGCCTTGAATTCTGGAGCAAAGGTTTTTATGGCAGATTTTGAAGATGCTAACTCCCCCAAATGGGAAAATTGTATAGAGGGGCAAATCAATCTTCGTGATGCCGTGAATAGATCAATTACTTTTGAAAACGCGAATGGAAAAAAATATAGTTTGAATGAAGAGATCGCTGTATTAATCGTTCGTCCTAGAGGCTGGCATTTAGAGGAGAAACATATCATTGTAGATGGAGAACCAGCATCAGCAAGCTTAGTAGATTTTGGATTGTACTTGTATCATAATGCTAAGAAGTGTATGGAAATTGGAAGCGGTCCTTATTATTATTTACCAAAGTTAGAAAATCACCTTGAGGCAAGGCTTTGGAATGAGGTGTTTGTTTTTGCTCAAAATGAGTTGCAAATTCCGCAAGGGACGATAAAAGCAACAGTACTCATCGAAACGATATTAGCTTCCTTTGAAATGAATGAGATTTTATATGAATTAAGAGAGCATTCAGCAGGATTAAATTGTGGACGATGGGATTATATTTTTAGCTATATTAAAAAATTCAGAAATCATGATGAAATGATTTTGCCAGATCGTTCTGAAGTAACGATGACTGTGCCATTTATGAGGGCTTATTCACAATTAGTCATTCAGACCTGTCACCGAAGAAATGCACCAGCAATTGGAGGAATGGCTGCTCAAATTCCGATTAAAAATAATCCTAAGGCAAATGAAGAAGCTTTCCAAAAGGTTAGCGCAGATAAAGAAAGAGAAGCTTTAGATGGTCACGATGGAACATGGGTTGCACATCCTGGTCTGGTTCCTGTTGCATTAGAAATGTTTGATAAAATCATGCCGAGTGCAAATCAGATTCACAGAAAAAGAGAAGATATTAAAGTAACAGCTAAGGATTTACTTGCTGTTCCAGAAGGAAACATCACTGAGACTGGTGTACGTACCAATATTAATGTTGGTATTCAATATATTGATTCTTGGCTGTCTGGTAATGGTGCTGCTCCTATTCACAATTTGATGGAAGATGCAGCAACTGCTGAAATTTCACGAGCACAGTTATGGCAGTGGATAAGACATCCGAAAGGGATTCTCGATGATGGAAGAAAATTAACTTTGGAACTTGTTCAGCAATTACAAGAAGAAGAGTTAGAGAAAATAAAGGCTGAGCGAGGTGCTGAAAGATTTGAAAATAGTTTTATAAAGGAAGCTGTACAACTGTTTAATAAATTAATTGAAAATAATGAATTTACTGAATTCTTAACGTTACCTGGTTACAAACATTTATAA
- a CDS encoding D-glycerate dehydrogenase yields the protein MNQPYVYITKKIPNEVVEPLEKIAFVKMWNGENGKVPLDILKKEAVKATALFTTLDDTIDHSIIDNSPQLKVISNMAVGYDNIDIVAATKQKIFVCNTPDILNDTTADLAFALLMSTARRIVEGYQFVKGSNWKDWDPLLLVGRDIHHKTLGIVGMGRIGEKVAKRATGFDMEVIYHNRTRRESVERALNAKYCSFYELLEKADFIVNLLPLTDETRDKFDEAAFSKMKNTAIFINVGRGLSVVEDDLVQALQNGEIAGAGLDVFRKEPISNQHPLLKFNQVVVVPHIGSATIETRTKMMKLTVQNIVNVLKGNYPEAYVNKEVKI from the coding sequence ATGAATCAACCTTATGTATATATCACTAAAAAAATACCCAATGAAGTTGTGGAACCACTAGAGAAAATAGCTTTCGTAAAAATGTGGAATGGAGAAAATGGAAAAGTGCCGTTAGATATTTTAAAAAAAGAGGCAGTTAAAGCTACAGCACTATTCACGACACTTGATGATACCATTGATCACTCCATCATTGACAATTCTCCACAATTAAAAGTTATTTCTAACATGGCTGTAGGATACGACAATATTGATATTGTAGCAGCTACTAAACAGAAAATCTTTGTATGTAATACACCGGATATTTTAAATGATACAACTGCAGACTTAGCTTTTGCCTTATTGATGTCAACTGCTAGACGAATTGTAGAAGGTTATCAATTTGTAAAGGGTAGCAATTGGAAGGATTGGGATCCCTTGTTATTAGTTGGTAGAGATATTCATCATAAAACTCTTGGAATAGTGGGTATGGGACGGATTGGAGAAAAAGTAGCGAAAAGAGCAACTGGGTTTGATATGGAAGTGATATATCACAACCGTACTAGAAGAGAAAGTGTAGAGAGAGCTCTAAATGCAAAGTACTGTTCTTTTTATGAATTGTTGGAAAAGGCAGATTTTATTGTCAATTTACTTCCTTTAACAGATGAAACAAGAGATAAATTTGATGAAGCAGCTTTTTCAAAAATGAAAAACACTGCCATTTTTATTAATGTGGGACGTGGATTATCTGTTGTTGAAGATGATCTGGTCCAAGCATTACAGAATGGAGAAATAGCAGGTGCTGGATTAGATGTGTTTAGAAAAGAACCAATATCAAATCAACATCCTTTACTAAAATTTAATCAGGTTGTGGTTGTTCCTCATATAGGAAGTGCTACCATTGAAACTAGAACCAAAATGATGAAGTTAACGGTTCAAAACATTGTAAATGTTCTAAAAGGAAATTACCCTGAAGCTTATGTTAATAAAGAAGTGAAAATATAA